aattacaaaattacaaacttacaagcatttccaggtattgtgatcggtattgttgtcgctgttatcttatctttctcgagaatcctgattacggcaggccgcgcggcatcacgtgatttgcacggtacataattacctttccattacaattcaatttatatttctgattagcccctctagaatttgatattttactgataggtactatctcgagggatgtttttctttcgtcgacatcagcgcggggcagcaccgaaggtgctgccgaagcccgcgctgatggccggaggcactcgcattttgggtggcggaatgtgatcaagaataaaaacaagttttgagtgttttttaaataaagagtttagtttggtaaatgtttgtttttgttgaatttttgtgtttggagaaatgtagaggtaaaacacggaagtacaacaaagcgatgcaccagctgaacgggcggcgagactctgcaatcacgttatctactagacgctcgactttgacctctgtctgaggatggggaggggtttgcgataagacaattcctgttttatattgacgaaatattgttctacgctaatctagtaatcagtagaaacgaaatgtgaaataacgattcatgtctgggtgtggtcggtataatcccaaagtaccgtggCAAATTCTATGGACCATTATATCTCCAAGTCCCAAGTTATCTCGTTCACACTCGCGCTACGTTAACTTTCAACTTTAACTACCATATAGGTGGTGTGCCCCTTAACAGAGTTGATCGTCTGAGGGACCTTGGAGTTATTTTGACCAGTGCTTGAATATGGAACTGTGATCTGGTCCCCTTACCAACTGGGCCACGTAGAAAACTTGAAGAGGGCACAGTCACGTTTTTTGAAGATGCTGGGAGCTCGTCTGGGCTACGCCTATATGGAAACGGCTATTCTCCAACTGGAACAGCGTTTTAATCTGCAGTCACTGTACCATCGGCGCATCATCTTCGATCTTCTCTTCCTGTTCAAGCTGATCAACTGGTGACTGCCCTGCTCTCCTGGAAATGGTTGATTTGAGCATCCCTAGGGGAACGAGATCACGGACTTTTTTCTGCCGCAAATTCCTGCCCACGAACTACGCAGGCAACAGTGGCATTGCAAGAATTCTGAGGCATGGTGGTGTGTGGTCCGGGCAGGTTGATTTCTTCCTGGGGTCTCTTTcgcctttaaaaaaaaaaataaagcaaattgtTAACTAATTATAGGTCCTAATACTCAGTAACTTTGTTGTGATgtaacttgttattgttattctcttgtcttgttaaaattatttattttgttactagtcTTTGCTATgtctgttactgtattgttatctTATTGTTTTGTTGATATTATGCATGTTGATATTCGATTGTTCTGTTAATACCATTTTCATTGTTACAATTGCAATGTAGTCTTGTTAAGATTGTCTTGGTAAACTGGAAGTTTTGATTGCATGTTgtatgtaaacatagttttaagttgttttaatacCTAGATAAATAAGTCATTTTTTTAGTCATAGGCTAAATGGTTATGTACCgttggaagaaataaataaataaacataaattctgCAAGATGATCAGCAATGCATTCACTTCTGAGacaagtttttaaagatttttttattggttttccAACTTGATTCTATTGTTTGCGTGTTTGCAGAAGTTAACGGATATATGAATTTCGTACTGTGGTTAACAGTAAAATGGTCATAACCTTGTGTTTTTGTCCAAAATAAGCTTTCCATAAGTCAGTAACGAttgtttttccaagtttaacatGTTTCACAATTAATGGGATTAGTGAATGTGCCTTTTAGGACTGCAGATTACAGTATGTTTTATTACTGATACTAAAAGTGACTAATGACGCCTTGTTCAATTGTCTTTGTGATTTTAATTGGTTTAGCTACGCTCCTTTCCAAGATAAAAATCTGAATTCCTTTCAACACATacgtttttctttaattttattgctCAAAGAAATTCATCTCTCCGAGAAATAATACCAAATTCTTGTTTAGACTGCCTAGACTACCAATAAAGTACAGCCACGTGTACACTGAATTCCATTTGTCCTtcacagtaaaatatcaaattatagaggggctgatcagaaatataaattgaattgtaatggaaaggcaattatgtaccgtgcaaaaaacttaaatagtcatgtgatgccgcgcgtcctgccgtaatcgggattctcgagaaagataacagcgacaacaataccgatcacaatacctggaaatgcttgttgattgatggaatgttagttctgttactcaactacatcgttttataacgttctaagttcattgaaaaaagttaagcgttgggggcatataacgaaatctgaccccattaacaattgataatcgttgtaagttttgtaattaaagagttgttttttcgttctatcatgtttgtttcaataaatttatgtttttgtgttcttcatactggtgtggtcggtataatcccaaagtaccgaaatttatattgtaattgttaaCTTCTTCTGTTGATACAATCCAACTGATGTTTAGCAATGATTGTTTCAAAAAGAAATTTGATACACTGTACCAGTTtcttaaaccaaattaaaatataaaattggtatTCATAACTGAATTTAAGAGAATATGAGAAACTAGACATGTATAAACTTATGAACACATGGAGATGTTGCAAACATTATTTGAccttatacttttgtttttaaaatttataatatttcttaaaacattgcTATAAAGTTTAAAAGAACAAGCCGTTTAATCCCAAAGTTAGCGTAATTTGTGAAATCATGGCAATATTTTGAACAATCTTGCACAGAGTGGTTCTAATATCATCACATTTGAAAAGAACATTTATGAATCTTTTCATTCATAGAATTTACCAAATCTTCTGTAATCACTGGTGGATGGCCTGATTGGAGTTCATGATGGATATTTACATATCCATCTCTGATAGCTCTTATCCATTTGTACTTACTTGTGACATTGTATTGGAACTGTACACTTCACTTATACGTTGATGAATTTCTGCTGTTGAAACATTCCTTAGtcaaatattgtatttcacaATTGATGGgatgataaattgttttaaatatttttaactgacaCTGTGTACAGTAGACCGCTACAATAACAGTGCAAATGGAATCGTTTAGTGCATAAGGCGGCATTCTGGGTGTCAGTGTGGATGTATATATTCGCAAagcattaataacaaaaattatatagtttttattttataattagtataacaaaataaaatagattaaatataaagtagAATTATGAACTTGATGGAAATCACTGTATAAACATTAATCACCTTATAGCAGTTCAAATAGGATTTAAGTGTAGCTtagataaatagcaaaatatggaaataatatttaacgcTACTGAATATATATATGAGCTATGCAACAATCTACGACtggaattaaaatgttaaaaacaaaatcaacctttatatttattaaaatgtgttgcAGATGTCGGAAACACCAGGAAGACCTATGAAGTATCCATACACTATCTCTGCTAAAGTTGCCCAGTTTCCATTCAAGTTTTACTATAACAACCACTGGATCTTCAAGTACTGGTTTTTTGGTATCTTGGCATCTGCCCCACTTTTCTACAAAATTGGAAAACTTTGTAAGTGAGACTAATACCACAAGTTTGTGTAGAATAATCATATTGAGAATTAACACACTTGATCTATTTTGTGTAGAATTGTAATACAGTGAATGTGAAGtccgtttaaaattatttgttactataGTAGGATGATTTTTATAGGATCATCAATATCCATTGAATGGCCTGATATTAGTATGATATAATCTTACTCAAAGGTTGTGCTAATCAATAACAATGAAAGCTGAAAAGGAAAAGGGTATATTTGATATTGAAATCAATTTTGCTCTATATACCTCCtgtaaaattgttcatttaaaataaaatttaaaaaattgatcaaAGTCTGCaaacaaacacatttattaataaaacaattcataacATATGTAGTTTCTAGAATTAATTTATGACTTAAATTATCTTGcatttacaattgaaaataaatgtgaatataagaaataaatgttaaaaaggtaaatatatatatatatatatatatatatatttacctttttaacacttatatacaaaacacttatCATAGACAAGTTCAACAGAAACTTCTACTTTCAACAGGAAGAGGATGCTAGCACATAATAATACACTAAATTCAATATTATCCACAGGCTGTTTATCACTTTTTAATTATCAATTGCATATGCAGGAAACagctttacattaaaaaattcactaatatttaataatctccAAAATATTAAAGcgatataatacattttctaaatattgtagCTCTTTATGTTTTAtcgtataatagaagaataaatGGTAATAAGTTAACAGCCGGAACAGCAAAATTCGAATTTcgcattacatttttattgttctaCGGGCATAACATGGTTTTGTTATGATCGTAAGTCAGCCTCCTATTGGTTGCTGCTGACGTCAGCCGTTACGCCATCTTTggatactttaaaaaacaatgcTGAAGTCAGGTGACTTTGACCCAAATAAAAgacgtttttgttaatttagatcTTTTAAGAATAAGACTTCATAACACAAGTGCCTCCggtcatttaaaaataacacatcatTACACTAGGAACTTATACTCTCACTTTGAAAAAACAAGAGGACCAAttgaaaaggaataaaataatttccttctATTTCACAGCTCACGTAATCCGCAATCAAACACGTAAACAACTTTCAAAACCAATTAACTGTATTAGAGTTAATGCACGCGATTGTGTAATAGACGCTATTGAAAAGGCCTTGAAGAGTACTGCACGAGACAATTGATATTACTTAACTAACCTGTTCTGACCACTGATAAGCTCAGATAATGCTGAAAATCGCTCAGATACTGCTGAAAATCGCTCAGATAACGCTGAAAATCATTGATAACAAGAAGCACAGTACACAAATGTACATTTacatttcagttattaaaaatcaaagttatTTGTAATTTCCAACCcctaatattgtatatatttttgtacaggAGGATGAgcaaaatacattaataacattgaaattttgaatggttATTCCGGCCCCAATGATATCAAATAAATTGCAATactaagaataaattattgtaaatataattgccCTGTACAGTACTGTAAAGGGCCTGTACACACCTGTTGCTTGAGAAAACATAAGACACAACCAATAGTACAATGAGGAGCATTAGAGCATATTTTAAGTCTTATTCAATGTCTAGTGGCTAATgcctttttagttttaaaggatTAATTTCCATCTTGTCAGGGGCTGTTATCAGGTTGTTTCTTCCCTTGACAGAATCATGTCATCGGTTCATGGTAATTGACAACTAAGAGCTTATATTTGGGCAGACTTAGACTTAGTATAAAACATGACGACCTCAATTGTTCTATGAAATATCTAGGTGTAATTCTTCTAGTGCTGTTAAAGTAGGTGCATGTTGAAAAGTAGGAAGGTGAGGATGCAGTCAGGTTGGTTCTGTACTTACCTTTCCACAGGGTAGCATTTAATCTTCTCTCCTTAAGTAGATTGCTATCTTCTCAGTTAACAACCTGATTACGAAGCATTGACTTCTGAAGAAATGCCTTCTTAGAATTGATATTTGTAGGGATGATCTGTTTGTCTATTATTTAATGAGGTGAAGGAAACGGTTGAACATCCGCTTTTTAGCCGATCTCTGAGAATAAGGGACATTGTGTTATCTTTTACATTTTGGACAATGTAGTAAATTTTCCCAGGAAAACCTAATCAATTATTTTTGGTGTTTTGTAAGACTACTGAAATTGATAGCTGTTAGGCTTTATTGTACACTTCCTAGATACACAAAAGATCTCTTAAGGTTTTAGTGCTTGACAGTAGGCTGCTCTGTGGAAGAAAAAGaagttattcaacaaaatatGTGACATAAGAACATAGTAATCTGGAAAGCAATTTTAAATTGCTATAGTAATACTATTAATATTCCTGTTTTACGGTTTCACGATAGACAATAATAGTCTACTCTTAACGCTTAattttatgtaactttaaaaaactccttttttaaTGGTGCTGACACACCCCGAAAAACCAGTTGTATATGAATTGTATTGGttatatcaacatttatattataataaatacagaaCAGCATGTTGAAAGATTATTACTTTTCataagcatattattttataaaacttgtgtATGGAAATAAGTAGCTCTTTCTCTAATgagaatttttattgtttcagcTTATTCTCCAGACAACGTTGCCAAGTGGGAAAAAATCCGACATGACAACTTCTCAGGACACCATGAACACTAACTTACACTCCAAAATTAGTACgtctataaaacaatgtttttttgttataattaaactcATTACATAGCTTAGTGTGTTTGTTCTTTCTTCACcctgtaaaataataagtataagtGAACTTTTACCTAATAACTTTAGCTTTCAAAgtaatgaaattttgtattgtagTGTCATCAAGTAGTaaacaagatataattattttataaagaaaaattacaggCCATAAAATTCTCTGCGTTTATTAGAAAAACTGTACAGCATTTGTGAagcatgtgtttttttttaaggattacaataattataattggaTGGGTAATTTTAGAATGTATACAGtaccaaaatattcataataaaatgcTGTTTTGTGTAAATCtgtgttacattttttttatttgttattaaattaacctTTTCCATGCAGTAGACAGATGTATTAGAATGGTAGattttgaccaaaacgccaaatacagttatatccgatattatagattatgtctcttggagagtaaTTTAGTTCACAAAAAGTCTTCGAAATTCGCAGTGCACGCTCCGCGCTTTTCGtagttgccaaggaagtatttataaacaactttCACTCGTGTTCTAGTTCCGACAACGTGCTTGTCTCAGTTCTGCATATCCTACAAAGCCATAACCAAAAatatccgtggcgtgtattactgctttcttgATTGTCACATATctcattattattcttcattataTGGTAGTGTTAtgataattatgaaataattgtgtgttatagtaaaattaaaatttatttaaaataatcagtttggtaaatagttttatttataagtaaatacactaattttaagtaaaatgtcctgttttacttttaccttttataatttagttataataaaaattagctttgaacttaaagaaacaaaatttgttacttGTCTTGACATTATAGGAAAGTTAATTGATTTGTTAGTGGTGTGTGAAAGGTTAAATCTGTCCATTGTTAAACCAATGTGCAATGcaataatattcaaaagaatataaaactGCAATTGACATTACTGAATCAAAATCTGTTTGATCAAAATGACATCACCAACCTTATTAGCTTGAAATTTCAACTTGTGTTATTGTAGGGTgtgtaaatgtttcttttgtcATCTTTTCCAGAATGCTCTTCTCAAACTTTTGTATAAGTTGCCAACTCTTATTATAAATTCAATGGTCGATAATCCTATATGATAGTCCTTGATGAGCCTATATGAAGTCAGCAGGTCAATATCTGTAAATAtgcatgtaaaaattatttttagcattCCTCCATTcttaagtgttttttatttatctaatacaaCTTGTATGTTCTGAATTGcactaaaaaaaactgtaaagttCAACTGTGTCAATAAACGAGTATCTAGTATTAAGCTTTTTCTGGAGTGTAAACTGAACTGTGACTTGATAAGGAAGTAAGCAGGAGTAACCAACCATATTTACTTCTGATTAGTCATTTGTAACTGCACAGTGGCCAAGAATTAAAGATGGCCTACTTAAGTATTACAAGTGTGCAGAGTTCTTCAAATGTCAATATGTGATTTCCTAGATCATGTTTTTTAAGGATTTTGCAGACTTCAAAGCTGATTCTTAGTCTTCCTGTACTAGGTGAGTGAGGAGGGATGAAATGTCAATTAACTGTTTTACTTAGTGCAAACCGTATGATTTTGTTTCCATTTTCCTCGAAATGCCCTTTAAAATTGTTGTCTGCTCCAACAAAATTAGTTCCattgtcaaaataaatatgtaatagagTACCTCTTCTACTGGTATAACAATTGAAAGTTGCTAAGAAGACATCAGTAGTTAAGTCTGAAACAAGTTTTAGATAATGTTCTTTAACTcccatacaaataaaataaccaaatgaCTTTTTCTGTTGTTATAACTTCTTGTACTAACCTGTATTGTTAAGAAAGGCTGTGTGTAATCACAGCGTGTGCAATAAAAACATCTTGTGAAAGATACTCTTGGTTCAGGGAATTACCCATAAGAAGGTGATCAATAGTGTTGGTAAAGCAACATTTTCAGTCCCATCGCTACCTTGGTTTGACAAGGTTGTAACTGACATTTTTTGCGAAAATGGGGTTATTGTTGCTTTTGATTCCCCTCTTTCTTATGTACATGAAGAACTGACTCTTActcttatatgttaataaataaccaGACTGATAATTTGACAAGGTTCTAACTGAAGGAATTTGGTTTCCTCAGTGCAGTTTGACAAGGTTGAATCTCGCACTGATACTCTGTGGCAATCAGCTGAGCTGCTAACTACCACATGACTGCTAGGCTGCTATGAGAGGTTATGTTGTTCCTGACCACATGTTGTTGTTGTTACTACTTTGTtgtgttagtgttttgttatattaaccTATTTATGGTAgtacttttgaaataatcatGGAAATGATGGAAGACAA
The Homalodisca vitripennis isolate AUS2020 chromosome 1, UT_GWSS_2.1, whole genome shotgun sequence DNA segment above includes these coding regions:
- the LOC124373152 gene encoding uncharacterized protein LOC124373152; translation: MSETPGRPMKYPYTISAKVAQFPFKFYYNNHWIFKYWFFGILASAPLFYKIGKLSYSPDNVAKWEKIRHDNFSGHHEH